A window from Primulina eburnea isolate SZY01 chromosome 2, ASM2296580v1, whole genome shotgun sequence encodes these proteins:
- the LOC140819200 gene encoding polypyrimidine tract-binding protein homolog 2-like isoform X1: MASNSSQPQFRYTQPPSKVLHLRNLPWECIEEELIEFGKPFGDVVNTKCNVGANRNQAFIEFAEPNQAIAMMSYYASSPEPAQVRGKTVYLQYSNRQEIVNNKTAADAAGNVLLVTIEGTDARLVSIDVMHLVFSAFGFVHKITTFEKTAGFQALVQFSDSETASSAKDSLDGRSIPRYLIPELGLCSLRITYSAHTDLSVKFQSHRSRDYTNPLLPIAPSAIDASGQSIGIDGKKLEPESNVLLASIENMQYAVTLDVMHQVFSAFGPVLKIAMFDKNCGLQALIQYPDVQTAVVAKEALEGHCIYDGGFCKLHLSYSRHVDLSIKVNNDRSRDYTIPSTPVLNAQHSNLQQQPYSVGGPGPHIYSGPQYASAPVHAVPPHSAGWNPTMHQSTPMQMHNYPYAPATRSPAWSHGMISPHGQNSLPRSSPMPPYHHQ; the protein is encoded by the exons ATGGCATCTAATTCCAGCCAGCCGCAATTCCGCTACACCCAACCCCCATCCAAGGTTCTCCATTTACGAAACTTACCATGGGAATGTATCGAAGAGGAACTGATTGAATTCGGTAAACCGTTTGGTGATGTTGTCAATACAAAGTGTAATGTGGGGGCCAATCGAAACCAAGCTTTTATTGAGTTT gcGGAACCAAATCAAGCTATTGCTATGATGTCTTACTATGCATCCTCACCAGAGCCCGCTCAGGTACGAGGGAAAACTGTTTACTTACAGTATTCCAACAGGCAAGAAATAGTGAACAATAAAACTGCAGCAGATGCTGCTGGAAATGTTCTCTTGGTGACAATTGAGGGGACTGATGCTCGTCTTGTTAGCATTGATGTCATGCATTTG GTGTTTTCAGCATTTGGATTTGTGCACAAGATAACTACATTTGAGAAGACTGCTGGTTTTCAG GCTttggtgcaattttctgattcaGAGACTGCCTCTTCTGCTAAGGATTCCCTTGATGGAAGAAGCATTCCAAG GTATTTGATACCAGAGCTGGGACTGTGTTCCCTTCGGATTACATATTCTGCTCATACTGATTTGAGCGTAAAATTCCAGAGTCATCGTAGTAG GGACTATACTAATCCTCTACTGCCCATCGCTCCTTCGGCCATAGATGCAAGTGGTCAg AGTATAGGGATTGATGGAAAAAAACTGGAGCCAGAGAGCAATGTTCTCCTCGCCTCAATTGAAAACATGCAGTATGCAGTCACCTTGGATGTTATGCACCAG GTCTTCTCTGCTTTCGGGCCTGTCCTTAAGATAGCCATGTTTGATAAAAATTGTGGTCTTCAGGCTTTGATACAATATCCTG ATGTTCAGACAGCTGTTGTTGCAAAGGAAGCCTTGGAAGGACACTGCATATATGATGGAGGATTCTGCAAGCTTCATCTCTCCTATTCCCGACACGTTGATCTCAGCATAAAG GTCAACAATGACAGGAGCAGAGACTACACCATCCCCAGTACTCCAGTCTTGAACGCTCAACATTCTAACTTGCAACAGCAACCATACTCAGTAGGAGGCCCAGGCCCTCATATTTACAGTGGACCACAGTATGCTTCAGCGCCAGTTCATGCAGTGCCTCCACATTCAGCTGGTTGGAACCCTACGATGCATCAATCCACGCCCATGCAGATGCATAATTATCCTTATGCCCCTGCTACAAGATCTCCGGCGTGGAGCCATGGGATGATTTCACCCCATGGCCAGAATAGTTTACCACGGTCGTCCCCAATGCCCCCTTATCATCATCAATAG
- the LOC140819200 gene encoding polypyrimidine tract-binding protein homolog 2-like isoform X2, whose translation MLVLLALMSCICRHVSRINLQWQLIASGEIGNVFSAFGFVHKITTFEKTAGFQALVQFSDSETASSAKDSLDGRSIPRYLIPELGLCSLRITYSAHTDLSVKFQSHRSRDYTNPLLPIAPSAIDASGQSIGIDGKKLEPESNVLLASIENMQYAVTLDVMHQVFSAFGPVLKIAMFDKNCGLQALIQYPDVQTAVVAKEALEGHCIYDGGFCKLHLSYSRHVDLSIKVNNDRSRDYTIPSTPVLNAQHSNLQQQPYSVGGPGPHIYSGPQYASAPVHAVPPHSAGWNPTMHQSTPMQMHNYPYAPATRSPAWSHGMISPHGQNSLPRSSPMPPYHHQ comes from the exons ATGCTCGTCTTGTTAGCATTGATGTCATGCATTTG CAGGCACGTGTCAAGGATAAATCTTCAATGGCAGCTTATTGCATCGGGAGAAATAGGGAAT GTGTTTTCAGCATTTGGATTTGTGCACAAGATAACTACATTTGAGAAGACTGCTGGTTTTCAG GCTttggtgcaattttctgattcaGAGACTGCCTCTTCTGCTAAGGATTCCCTTGATGGAAGAAGCATTCCAAG GTATTTGATACCAGAGCTGGGACTGTGTTCCCTTCGGATTACATATTCTGCTCATACTGATTTGAGCGTAAAATTCCAGAGTCATCGTAGTAG GGACTATACTAATCCTCTACTGCCCATCGCTCCTTCGGCCATAGATGCAAGTGGTCAg AGTATAGGGATTGATGGAAAAAAACTGGAGCCAGAGAGCAATGTTCTCCTCGCCTCAATTGAAAACATGCAGTATGCAGTCACCTTGGATGTTATGCACCAG GTCTTCTCTGCTTTCGGGCCTGTCCTTAAGATAGCCATGTTTGATAAAAATTGTGGTCTTCAGGCTTTGATACAATATCCTG ATGTTCAGACAGCTGTTGTTGCAAAGGAAGCCTTGGAAGGACACTGCATATATGATGGAGGATTCTGCAAGCTTCATCTCTCCTATTCCCGACACGTTGATCTCAGCATAAAG GTCAACAATGACAGGAGCAGAGACTACACCATCCCCAGTACTCCAGTCTTGAACGCTCAACATTCTAACTTGCAACAGCAACCATACTCAGTAGGAGGCCCAGGCCCTCATATTTACAGTGGACCACAGTATGCTTCAGCGCCAGTTCATGCAGTGCCTCCACATTCAGCTGGTTGGAACCCTACGATGCATCAATCCACGCCCATGCAGATGCATAATTATCCTTATGCCCCTGCTACAAGATCTCCGGCGTGGAGCCATGGGATGATTTCACCCCATGGCCAGAATAGTTTACCACGGTCGTCCCCAATGCCCCCTTATCATCATCAATAG
- the LOC140819200 gene encoding polypyrimidine tract-binding protein homolog 2-like isoform X3 gives MLVLLALMSCIWHVSRINLQWQLIASGEIGNVFSAFGFVHKITTFEKTAGFQALVQFSDSETASSAKDSLDGRSIPRYLIPELGLCSLRITYSAHTDLSVKFQSHRSRDYTNPLLPIAPSAIDASGQSIGIDGKKLEPESNVLLASIENMQYAVTLDVMHQVFSAFGPVLKIAMFDKNCGLQALIQYPDVQTAVVAKEALEGHCIYDGGFCKLHLSYSRHVDLSIKVNNDRSRDYTIPSTPVLNAQHSNLQQQPYSVGGPGPHIYSGPQYASAPVHAVPPHSAGWNPTMHQSTPMQMHNYPYAPATRSPAWSHGMISPHGQNSLPRSSPMPPYHHQ, from the exons ATGCTCGTCTTGTTAGCATTGATGTCATGCATTTG GCACGTGTCAAGGATAAATCTTCAATGGCAGCTTATTGCATCGGGAGAAATAGGGAAT GTGTTTTCAGCATTTGGATTTGTGCACAAGATAACTACATTTGAGAAGACTGCTGGTTTTCAG GCTttggtgcaattttctgattcaGAGACTGCCTCTTCTGCTAAGGATTCCCTTGATGGAAGAAGCATTCCAAG GTATTTGATACCAGAGCTGGGACTGTGTTCCCTTCGGATTACATATTCTGCTCATACTGATTTGAGCGTAAAATTCCAGAGTCATCGTAGTAG GGACTATACTAATCCTCTACTGCCCATCGCTCCTTCGGCCATAGATGCAAGTGGTCAg AGTATAGGGATTGATGGAAAAAAACTGGAGCCAGAGAGCAATGTTCTCCTCGCCTCAATTGAAAACATGCAGTATGCAGTCACCTTGGATGTTATGCACCAG GTCTTCTCTGCTTTCGGGCCTGTCCTTAAGATAGCCATGTTTGATAAAAATTGTGGTCTTCAGGCTTTGATACAATATCCTG ATGTTCAGACAGCTGTTGTTGCAAAGGAAGCCTTGGAAGGACACTGCATATATGATGGAGGATTCTGCAAGCTTCATCTCTCCTATTCCCGACACGTTGATCTCAGCATAAAG GTCAACAATGACAGGAGCAGAGACTACACCATCCCCAGTACTCCAGTCTTGAACGCTCAACATTCTAACTTGCAACAGCAACCATACTCAGTAGGAGGCCCAGGCCCTCATATTTACAGTGGACCACAGTATGCTTCAGCGCCAGTTCATGCAGTGCCTCCACATTCAGCTGGTTGGAACCCTACGATGCATCAATCCACGCCCATGCAGATGCATAATTATCCTTATGCCCCTGCTACAAGATCTCCGGCGTGGAGCCATGGGATGATTTCACCCCATGGCCAGAATAGTTTACCACGGTCGTCCCCAATGCCCCCTTATCATCATCAATAG
- the LOC140819200 gene encoding polypyrimidine tract-binding protein homolog 2-like isoform X4 translates to MHLVFSAFGFVHKITTFEKTAGFQALVQFSDSETASSAKDSLDGRSIPRYLIPELGLCSLRITYSAHTDLSVKFQSHRSRDYTNPLLPIAPSAIDASGQSIGIDGKKLEPESNVLLASIENMQYAVTLDVMHQVFSAFGPVLKIAMFDKNCGLQALIQYPDVQTAVVAKEALEGHCIYDGGFCKLHLSYSRHVDLSIKVNNDRSRDYTIPSTPVLNAQHSNLQQQPYSVGGPGPHIYSGPQYASAPVHAVPPHSAGWNPTMHQSTPMQMHNYPYAPATRSPAWSHGMISPHGQNSLPRSSPMPPYHHQ, encoded by the exons ATGCATTTG GTGTTTTCAGCATTTGGATTTGTGCACAAGATAACTACATTTGAGAAGACTGCTGGTTTTCAG GCTttggtgcaattttctgattcaGAGACTGCCTCTTCTGCTAAGGATTCCCTTGATGGAAGAAGCATTCCAAG GTATTTGATACCAGAGCTGGGACTGTGTTCCCTTCGGATTACATATTCTGCTCATACTGATTTGAGCGTAAAATTCCAGAGTCATCGTAGTAG GGACTATACTAATCCTCTACTGCCCATCGCTCCTTCGGCCATAGATGCAAGTGGTCAg AGTATAGGGATTGATGGAAAAAAACTGGAGCCAGAGAGCAATGTTCTCCTCGCCTCAATTGAAAACATGCAGTATGCAGTCACCTTGGATGTTATGCACCAG GTCTTCTCTGCTTTCGGGCCTGTCCTTAAGATAGCCATGTTTGATAAAAATTGTGGTCTTCAGGCTTTGATACAATATCCTG ATGTTCAGACAGCTGTTGTTGCAAAGGAAGCCTTGGAAGGACACTGCATATATGATGGAGGATTCTGCAAGCTTCATCTCTCCTATTCCCGACACGTTGATCTCAGCATAAAG GTCAACAATGACAGGAGCAGAGACTACACCATCCCCAGTACTCCAGTCTTGAACGCTCAACATTCTAACTTGCAACAGCAACCATACTCAGTAGGAGGCCCAGGCCCTCATATTTACAGTGGACCACAGTATGCTTCAGCGCCAGTTCATGCAGTGCCTCCACATTCAGCTGGTTGGAACCCTACGATGCATCAATCCACGCCCATGCAGATGCATAATTATCCTTATGCCCCTGCTACAAGATCTCCGGCGTGGAGCCATGGGATGATTTCACCCCATGGCCAGAATAGTTTACCACGGTCGTCCCCAATGCCCCCTTATCATCATCAATAG
- the LOC140819235 gene encoding putative RING-H2 finger protein ATL21A, with amino-acid sequence MDTTKALLFFLFNFLFVEYSFAQLCSDSSCSRIGEPMIRFPFQLQNLQHKSCGYPGFNLSCDGSNQTVLELPNSGQFTVQGIDYQMQHIWLNDPDSCLPKRLLTLNLSGSPFSGYFYQNFAFFNCTFDYTKYKLNPIGCLSGKSYTVFASSSVRAISFLASRCSLISSVAVPVQWTFSEPVATSDLSEDILLSWGTPQCGRCESRGGLCGLKSNSSTDTVCSHVSRRGLPRGARYAIIAGAGVPALLFLVGLLCCLCSKVKRFTRRHLPIVDSASSAAVVPQVLITTGGLDSSTIQSYPKTILGESRRLPNPNDSICSICLSEYKPKETLRSIPECRHSFHADCVDQWLRLKASCPVCRNSPHSKCTSIDIQDS; translated from the exons ATGGACACCACCAAAGCCCTCCTCTTCTTTCTCTTCAACTTTCTATTCGTCGAATATTCATTCGCTCAACTCTGTTCTGATTCCTCCTGCAGCCGTATCGGAGAACCCATGATCCGGTTCCCGTTCCAGCTCCAAAACCTTCAACACAAATCATGCGGCTACCCTGGCTTCAATCTTTCATGTGACGGATCAAATCAAACAGTTCTCGAGCTCCCAAACTCAGGCCAATTCACAGTCCAAGGTATAGACTACCAAATGCAACACATATGGCTCAACGATCCCGACAGCTGCCTCCCCAAACGCCTCCTTACATTAAACCTTTCCGGGTCGCCGTTTTCTGGATATTTCTATCAGAATTTCGCCTTCTTCAATTGCACGTTCGATTACACCAAGTATAAGCTCAACCCTATTGGATGTTTGAGCGGTAAGAGTTACACGGTTTTCGCCTCGTCTTCTGTGAGAGCTATTTCATTCTTGGCATCTAGGTGCAGCCTGATATCTTCGGTGGCTGTACCGGTTCAGTGGACGTTTTCTGAACCAGTGGCGACGTCGGATCTTAGTGAAGATATCTTGCTCAGTTGGGGCACCCCGCAGTGCGGGCGGTGCGAGTCCAGAGGTGGACTGTGTGGGCTTAAGAGCAACTCCAGCACAGATACTGTATGCAGTCATGTTTCTCGCCGCG GACTTCCAAGAGGTGCGCGTTACGCTATAATTGCTGGGGCCGGGGTGCCTGCACTTCTTTTCCTAGTGGGATTACTGTGCTGCCTTTGCAGCAAGGTGAAGCGCTTCACCAGGCGGCACCTGCCGATTGTAGACTCTGCCAGCTCTGCTGCTGTAGTGCCACAAGTTCTAATCACCACGGGTGGGCTCGACAGTTCGACCATTCAATCGTACCCTAAAACGATCCTAGGAGAGAGCCGACGTTTGCCTAACCCCAACGACAGCATTTGCTCAATTTGCTTATCCGAGTACAAGCCTAAGGAGACCCTGAGAAGTATACCAGAGTGTCGGCATTCCTTTCATGCAGATTGTGTAGACCAATGGCTCAGGTTAAAAGCTTCGTGCCCCGTTTGCAGGAATTCTCCCCATTCCAAATGCACGTCCATAGATATTCAAGATTCTTGa